The Armatimonadia bacterium genome segment CTCGAACTCGGTCAGGGCGTCGCGGGAGCCGTGGCGGCCACCGGCCAGCCGATGATCGTCCACAATGCCATCCATGATCCGCGCCAGGCGCACGACATCTCCGATGCAATCAGCTACCCGGCCCGCTCGATTCTGTGCGTGCCCATGATGCTGCACGGTGAGGTCATCGGCGTCATCGAGGCCCTCAACAAGCGCTCCGGTCCCTTCACCGCCGACGACGAAGCCCTGCTCACGGTGATTGCCCAGCAGGCCGCGCTGTTCCTTGAGAGCGCCCGGCTGTACTCCGAGCTGCAGCAGCGAGTGGACGCTGCCACCCTCGACCTGCGCAAGGCCAACAGCAGCCTCGCCAGCCAGAAGGCCAAGATCGAGGCCCTGGTCGACCAGATGGAGTCCGGGGTCATCGCCACCGATGCCCGCGATCATGTCGTGATCTGGAACCGCATGGCCGAGTATCTCCTGGGGCTGCCGGAGTCGCATGCCCTGGGGCAACCCGCACTGACCGCCATCCGCCACCCCGAGCTGGCCGAGCTGTTCGCCATGCCGCTGTCACCCGTGGGTGGGCGCCATACCCAGGACATGGACTTCCGCCTTGGCGAGCGGACACTGCACGTCCGGGTCTCCCTGGCCCTTGTCGCGGAGGCCGAGGAAGGCTTCGGCAAGCTGGCACTGCTCACCGACATCACCCAGCTCAAAGAGCTCGATCGGATGAAGACCGACCTCATATCCTTCGTCTCCCACGAGCTGAAGAACCCGCTGACCTCCATCAAGGGCTTCGCCCAGATTCTTCAGCGCAGCCTGGAGGGCGCAGCACCTCCTCAGGTCCGTCTCGTCAGCCTGCTCAATCAGCAGGCGACGCGGATGCAGTGGCTCGTCGAGGACTTCCTGGACATTACGCGCCTCGATGCCGGCATCTCACTCGAGATGCGCCGGCAAGACATTCCCGACTTGCGAGCGCTGGTCCAGAACATCGTTGACCTGCAGGCGGTGACGGCACAGGACCATCAGTTCGTCGTCAAGGTCGAGGACGACGTCCCCACGATCCGCGCCGATAAGGGCAAGCTCGAGCAGGTGCTGGTGAACCTCCTCAGCAACGCCGTGAAGTACTCCCCGGATGGTGGCGAGGTCGCAGTGAACGTCCAGCGCGATGGGGATCAGATCCAGTTCTGCGTATCGGACGAGGGCATTGGCATCAGCACCGAGGAGGCGTCCAACCTCTTCCAGCGCTTCCGCAGGGCTCCCGGTGCTCGTGAGCGGATCAGCGGCACGGGGATCGGTCTGTTCCTCTCGAAGCACCTCATCGAGGCGCACGGAGGACGCATCTGGGCCGAGCCCAGAGAGCGCGGTTCCCGCTTCCTATTCACCATTCCAGTCGCGCCACCGAACTCCGAGGCGGACTGAGCCTCCTGCGGGTGTGATCCGAATGAGGGCGCCCTTGCCGATGAAGCTCGGCGACCAGGTCGAGCTCAAAAAACCGCACGCTTGCGGAGCCAACCGCTGGGAGATTGTGCGCGTCGGCGCCGACGTGAAGTTCAAGTGTCTGGCGTGCGGCCGTCTCGTCATGCTTCCCCGTGATCGCGCCGAACGTCGTATCCGCCGCTTCCTCGACTCCTCAGTTACCGAGCCGACCCCGGACGCTTCCCACAAGTGAAGGGGGACAGCACCCTAGCAGAGCACTGTCCCCGGAAACCAGTCTCGATCCAGCCTCACGTCACGATGCCAGATTGGCGGCGTCGATCACGTTCTTGAGCAGCATCGCGGTCGTGACGGTGCCGACTCCGCCCGGGACCGGCGTGATCTGCGAGGCGATCTCCACCGCCTCCTCGAAGAGCACGTCACCAACGGTCTGGGTCTTGCCCTCGGCATCCTTGATGCGGTTGATGCCCACATCAAGGACGACGGCTCCGGGCTTGATGTGCTCGCCGCGAACAAGGCCCGGCACTCCGACCGCGACCACCAGCAGGTCGGCCCGCGTGGTATGCTCCTTCAGATCGGCGGTGCCGATGTGGCACACCGTGGTCGTGCAGAACTTGTCCAGCAGGAGCAGCGCACTGGGCTTGCCGACGATCTCACTGTGCCCGACTACGCAAGCGTTGATGCCCTTCCCACAGGCGGCCTTCGGATCGTCGAAGAGGCAGACTCCTGAGGCTTTGGCGAGGGCGAAGACGGCCTGCGCGGTACATGGAGCCAGGGTCGTACTGCCCTGAACCACGCGCCCCAGATTCGCGGGGTGAACGCCGTCGACGTCCTTGTTGGGGTTGATCTTCCCCTGGGCCGCCCGAGCATCGACACCCGGAGGCAGAGGCATCAGCAGGATGATGCCGGTCACGTCTCGGTCGGCATTGAGCTCCCCAATCTTCGCTTCAATCGCCGCCTGGTCGGCCGCAGCGCCCAGCTCGATCAACTCGTAGCGGATCCCGACCTCCTCGCAAGCCTTGGCCTGCGCCTTAGCGTAGAAGGCAGCGCCCTTGTTGTCCGTGGCCAGGACTGCCGCGAGCTTGGGAGGCGTCGCCATCTTCGCGACGGCCGCCCTTACCTCCGCCTTGATCTGATCGGCAATCGGGGCCCCTTCGAGCAGTGTTGCCGGCATCTGGATTCCTCTTCCCCTGGTAGGTTGGCTTTCAGTGCTTACGCAAAGGGCGCTGGCATCTCGCCTGCGCCCCCTTGATCTAGAATAGCCCGACTGTGTTGCCGTTCTCGTCGATGTCGACGTCGACGGCAGCCGGTCGTGTGGGTAGTCCCGGCATGGTCCGCATCTCGCCGCAGAGCGGATACAGGAACCCGGCGCCGACTGACGGGCGGACGTCTCGTACCGGCACGCGGAACCCGGTTGGGCGACCCTTGAGGTTCGGATCATGGCTCAAGGACAGGTGCGTCTTCGCCATGCAGATGGGCAGGTTCGCGTAGCCCTGCTTCGTGAAGGTCTCGATCTGCGCCTCGGCCTGAGAGGTATAGTCGACTCCGTCCGCCCCATAGATCTTGGTCGCGATGGTCTCGATCTTCTCCCTGATCGGCGCCTCGAGGTCATACAGGAAGCGGAAGTCACTGGGCTGCTCGCAGGCCGCGACGACGGCCTCGGCCAGCTCAGCGCCGCCCTCGCCGCCTCGTGCATGGACATGGCTCTCGACGGCGGCAGTCGCTCCAGCCTCAAGGGAGATGCGCTTGATAGCCGTCAATTCCGCCTGGGTATCCTGGGCGAAGGCGTTGATGGCCACCACCACGGGCAGACCGAAGAGTCGCAGGTTCTCGATGTGCTTGACCAGGTTCTCCGCGCCCTTTTCGAGTGCCGGCACGTTCTCCTTCTCGATCTCTTCCTTGGGCGGCTTGCGCCCCGGCGGGAACTTGAAGGCGCCACCGTGCATCTTGAGCGCCTTCGCCGTCGCGACGATCACCACGCAGTTCGGGCGCAGGTTCCCGACGCGGCACTTGATGTCCAGGAACTTCTCCGCGCCACAGTCGGCACCGAACCCTGCCTCCGTCACCACGTAGTCGGCGCACTTGAGCGCGATCTTGTCGGCCAGGACGGAGTTGCAGCCGATGGCGATATTGGCGAAGGGTCCCGCGTGGACGAAGGTCGGGCCGCCGTCCAGCGACTGGATCAGGTTCGGCTTGAGGGCGTCGCGCATCAGCACTGTCATGGCTCCGGCAGCACCCAGATCCTCGGCCGTAACCGGCTCGCCCTCTTCGTTCAGCGCAACCTGGATTCGCCCCAGCCGCTGCCGCAGGTCCTGGAGTCCGCTGGTGAGCGCCAGGATCGCCATGACCTCGGAGGCCACGGTGATGTCGAAGCCGGTGCTCCGCGGACGGCCGTCACTGCGGGTACCCAGGCCACCGATCATGTTGCGCAGGAAGTTGTCGTTCATGTCCACGCCGCGCCGCCAGGAGATGGAGTAGGGGTCGATGCGCAGCGGGTTCTTGTGCCAGATGCTGGCGTCGATCATGGCCGCCAGGAGGTTGTTGGCAGCTCCCACGGCGTGGATGTCGCCGGTGAAGTGCAGGTTGAGGTCCTCCATCGGCACAACCTGGGCGTAACCGCCGCCTGCCGCGCCACCCTTGATGCCGAAGACCGGTCCCATGCTCGGCTCGCGAATCGTCTGGATGGCGCGCTTGCCGATGAAGCGCAGGGCCTGTCCCAGACCGAGGGTGGTGACCGTCTTGCCCTCGCCGAGAGGCGTCGGGGTGATTGCGGTCACCAGTACGAGCTTGCCGTCCGGGCTGCTGCCCAGCCGGTCCAGGGCAGACAGGCTCACCTTGGCCTTGTACCGGCCGTACAGGTCGAGCTCCTCCTCGCGGAGGCCGATATCACCGGCCACATCGACGATCGGGCGCATCTTCGCAGACTGCGCGATCTCCAGGTCACTAAGCATGAACTCAACACCTCGTTCTTTCCAGGTCGGAAGGGAAGCCCGCTGGGCTCTTCCCTGATAGCAGGATACACAAACATGCAACGCCTCTGCCGCTCCGTGCAGAGGCACTCTGCGATAACGCTACCTTTTCCCCACCCCGGGCCTTACCTCCTCCTGCCGAGCGACTTTGCCCTTCGCGGCAACGCGTGCTATCATGGGGCCGCCGGGGTTAGCCCGGCCTTGTCCGTTGGCGAAGGGAGTAAGTCGTATGGCGTGCGAAGCATCCGGCCGCCGCTTGCGGGTGGCCGTTCTGTTTGGTGGACGTTCCGGTGAGCACGAAGTGTCGGTCGCCTCAGCCCGCTCGGTGGTCGCCAATCTCGACCCCGAGAAGTATGACGTGATGCTGCTGGGTATCACCAAGGACGGGCGCTGGCAGTTGCCCGCCGAGAGTCAGAAGGCCCTCACCGAGGGGCCTGCACGCGCTCCCGGTGCCTCCGCCATCCTTCCTGCCGACTATCATGCCGGCGGCATCCTCCGGCTTGGCGGCAATGGCTCGCCCTCGACGGCACCCATTGATGTGGTGATCCCCGTCCTGCATGGCACCTATGGAGAGGACGGCACCGTGCAGGGTCTGCTGGACTTGGCGGGCTTGCCCTATGTTGGCGCCGGAGTCCTGGGCAGCGCTGTGGGAATGGACAAGGTCGTCATGAAGACCCTGTTCCGTGCCGCTGGACTTCCCGTGCCAGACTTCGTCTCCTTCAAGCGGCACGAGTGGCAGGCCGATCCGGACAGCCTGCGCAAGCGCATCGCCGAGGAGCTCGGCTACCCGTGCTTCGTCAAGCCCGCGAACCTGGGGTCCAGCGTGGGCATCTCCAAGGTCTGCGACGAGACCGAACTCGACGCAGCGATCGACCTTGCGGCCGAGTATGACCTCAAGGTCATCGTGGAGCGCTCGGTACAGAACGCTCACGAACTCGAATGTGGCGTCCTGGGCAACGACGATCCGCAGGCCTCGGTTGTCGGCGAGGTCATCCCCAGCCGGGATTTCTACTCCTACGAGGCCAAGTACATCGACGACAAGTCGGAGGTCATCATCCCGGCCGACCTGCCCGAGGATCTTAGCGAACAGATACGGGCCCTGTCGGTGAGGGCCTTCCAGGTGGCGGAGTGCGCCGGGCTCGCACGAGTGGACTTCCTGGTCACTCGCGACACCCACGAGGTCTTTGTCATCGAGATCAACACGCTCCCCGGCTTCACCCAGATCTCCATGTACCCCAAGCTGTGGGAGGCGAGCGGCGTGAGCTACAGAGAGCTCATCGACCGCCTCATCGAGTTGGCGCTCGAGCATCATGCTCAACGCGAGAGCCTGCGCACCAGCTATACCTAGATCTTCACACTTGCCACTGCGTCTCAGAGTCCTCCCTCCGGTGACCACTGATGCGCGCTGTGCTGCTGCTGTGGATGGCTACCCTTGCGATCTGGGCCGAAGCTTCGGCCCAGATCCTTGTGCGTAACCCCGCGGAGTTCTCGCGCACCGAAGTCGTGACTGTGCGCCTCCGTGACCTCGACCTGCAACTTCCCCTCCAGGGGAGTCTTGAGGTCCGCGATCCCCGCAACCGCACGCTGAAGTCCCAACTCGACGACCTGGACCTGAGCAACTCCGCCACCGGTCCCGATGCCCTGTGTTTCGAGATCCGCCTCGTCCCCTATGAGACTTCCACGCTGACGATCGGCCCCGGCCTCGGTGCGCGGTCGACTGCCCAGCGCGTACCTCCGGGTGATGTGGACCTTCGCACGCCAGCCTACAGTCTGCACCTGATGGCCGCCGGCGGAGGGCTGAGTGAGCTGCGCGGAGCCGACGGAAGTCTGGTGGCGAACGGGCTCTACCTCTCCCTCGTCGACGGTGGCCTCGACCCGCCGATCCAGTTCGACCAGCGTGGTCTCAAGGCCACCATCGTCCGCTGTCAGGGGCCGCTGCGCGAGACGGTGTTCGCCCAGTACGACCTCGACGACCGGGCCTTCCGCACTGAGCCCTTGATGCGCCTCGTCGGCGAGCTTCGCCCCGGCTACCGCGGCGAGGTCCTCTACAGCGCCTTCCCGGATCACCTGAGCGTGACCCACACCGTCCTGGCGAAGGACAGCTCCCTTCCCGTGGAGCGTTGCCTGGTCACCCTCTCCCTGCCTCTGCCCAAGCGCGAGCCAACGGTCCTGAACCGCTGGAGCTGTCCCGTCGGCGATGGGGCCATTCCCGGCGAGGCAGACCGCAAGGCTCGTGGCTGGACGGCGCGTCCCCCGGTTTCCGACGCACGCTGGGTCGACTTCACTGGTCCCCAGTCCGGCCTGGCCCTTGTCCCCGACTTCCGAACCGATGCGGCCGTGCAGTTCTACGATTCCCGCGAGGAACCGCGCTCCGCCGGCGACCGGCTCAGCTATGTGCGGTACCTGGACAGCGTGACCAGCACGATGTACCTCGTGCCGCATGCGCCGAAGGCCCGGCCCACGGGACTGTTGCAGCGGCTGTCGACTCCGCTGGAGATCACCGGACTCGAGCCGCCTTTGCCCGCACTGCAGAAAGCGCGGAGGGCACTCCAGACAGCTACCGACTCCCTGCGCGAGGCCAGTCGCACCGAGGCCTTCATCACGCCCGCAGACCTGCAGGTCCATGCTGCCACCAGCCTCCTGGCGATGGCCCAGCTTTGCGCAAGGAATGAACGCCTCACCCAGGCTACGAGGCTGGCGCAGGAAGCTGCCAACCGTGCCGAGGCAGCGACCGCCTTCCTGCAGGGCACCTCGGAGAACGAGTTGCGTGCCCCTGCACCGGCACGACTGGGCACCCTCCTAGTCGGTGTGCGCCTGGGGAGTGGCCCGCGATCCGTCGGCACCGGCTGGGACCGGTGCCTGACCGCCCTGCGCAGCTTCGGGATCACGAACATCGCCGACGACAACCTGCTGAGTTGGCGTGCCTGTGAGCCCTCGCCGGGGCAGTTCGACTTCACCCAGGCTGACGACTTCCTCGACCGCCTGGAGCGGTCCGGGATGCGCCTCCTGCCGGGAATCGACCCCTGGCTGGCGGCTCCGCAGTGGGTGAAGCCTGAGGACGACTTCGCGGCGCTGACCGAGCGCTACTGCGAGGAGTTGCTGCCCCGTCTGAAGGGGCGTGATGCAGTCCTTGGCTGGCGGATGACGACCGCTCCCGGTAGCCTCTGGGGCCCCAACTCCGGCGATCCAGCACCGCGCTTCCGTGAGTGGCTGCGCAAGCGGTACGTGAACCTGCTGGCCTTCAATGCTGCCTGGGGCACCAACTACACGAGCCTCGACCAGGTGCAGCTTCCGACCTATCCTCCGGCGCCGATGCTCACGATTGGTCAGGAGTTGCCGGCTGCGTCTCCTGCGACGACGGCACCTGAGGCAACAGCCCCGACCACACCGACCGCGCTCACGAACCAGGCGATCCTGGACCTGAACCGATTCCTCGCCGACGATCTCATCGGCCGTCTGGGCCGCCTCACCGCCTTCGCGCAGAAGCTCGATCCTGACCGCCCGGCGGTCGTGACCTGCCCGGATGCTCAGCCGGGATTCGCCAGTCCCGCTGCCGCTGATCCCTGGAGCCTGCGCGAGGTCTCCCGCGGAGCCTACTGCCACAGCTTCCAGTTCGCCTCCGACCTCGGCACAGTCGGCGGCGGCTTCGGGGACTACCGGTTGGCCTGGCCCTTCGGCGTCGCTGTCGAGAAGTCCGCACTGGGCGATCGTCCGATCTGGTGCACCGACCTCGCCCAGAACTGGTGGCAGCGTCCGCTTCGACTCGCTTCTCGCGCCGACGTGCGCGTCACGACCTGGATGGCGGTTGCCGAGGGACTGCGCGGCGTCTTTGCTGCCGAGGTTCCGGGAGGACGCTGGTCCGCGGCCAACTTCGACAACTCGCCCTTGCCGGTGCTGGAGGAGTTCGGTGTGCTGGCCGCGCAGCTTCGGACCCTGGGACCGTACCTGGGCGAGGCAACGCCCTGGCCGGCGGAGGTCGCGATCTACTGGCCGACGGACAGCCTTGCGCGCCAGTCGGGTGGCCGAGCTTCCGTCGATCCGCGTGATCCGCAGGGGCCCCGTGCCCGCCTGCGGTCTCTGTGGCAGGCGCTCTCGGTCGGCGAGCACTATCCGGTGCGCTTCCTGGAGGACAGCGCGGTCCTCGGCGACGAACTCAAGGGCTACAAGGCCCTGGTGCTGACGGAGGCGCTGTGCCTGTCTGAGGACGTTGCGAAGCGACTGGCGACCTTCGTGAAGGACGGCGGCCTGCTGGTCCTCCTGGGGCCGACGGGCGCCTTCGACACGCAGGGCACGCCCTGTGTGCCCGCACCGACGGCTTCCCTGCGGGACCTCATCGGCGCGCGCCTCAAGGTTGTGCGCGAGGCCGAGTTGACGGTCGCGCGTCAGCCCATCACTCGCAAGACGCCGCTGGCCTGCTACGTGCCGATAGCCTCCGACCTCAAGGTGCTTGCGAAGGACCCCGAGACCGGCGACCTGCTGGCCTTCTCGCGCGATGTGGGGCGCGGGCAGGTGCTCGTGGTCGGTGCCTCCCTGGGGGTCGCCACCGACACTGCAACCGGTGCCGGGCGACGCTGGCTGGCCGAGCAACTCGGACGCCGGGGGATCTACCCGCCCATCGTGGACAGCGCAGCACCGGCCGAGCTGCCCTCGGTGTACCCGCGTCTCTTCACCCACGGCGAGCGCGAGCATCTGGTGGTGGCCAACCTCACGGCCCAGGACCTACCGCTGACCATCACTCTCGCCGCCAGCGTGCGGGTGTCGGACAAGCCTTACGACCTACTGACGGGAACGTCCTGCCCACGTCGCTCGCCCCATTCGCTGTTCGCGCCAATCCCTGCGGGCGAGGTCCTCTGGATCTGCCTGTAGGTCGCTGCAGACCTCCTGTCCTCGCGAGGGAGCGTTCCGGAATGCCTGCCTCTTTGTGCGTGAGCCTCCTGACGATGGGCGGCAGCTCACTGTTGCTGCAGGTCCTGCTCTTGCGGGAGCTGCTCACCTCCTTCTTTGGCAACGAGCTGGCTGTCAGCACCGTCCTTGCCTCCTGGCTCCTTCTGGTCGCTGCAGGCAGCGCCCTGGGCTCGCGCAGTGGCCGGTCGCCGACGGCCGGTGTACGCACCTTCGGGCTGCTGCAGGTGCTGTTGGCAGTGGTCGTCCCGCTCGCGGTTCTGGGCTCTCGCTTCGTGGGCGGACGCACCTTCTTCCCCGGCGAGGTCGTGTCCCCGCCAA includes the following:
- a CDS encoding DUF951 domain-containing protein, with product MRAPLPMKLGDQVELKKPHACGANRWEIVRVGADVKFKCLACGRLVMLPRDRAERRIRRFLDSSVTEPTPDASHK
- a CDS encoding bifunctional 5,10-methylenetetrahydrofolate dehydrogenase/5,10-methenyltetrahydrofolate cyclohydrolase, whose amino-acid sequence is MPATLLEGAPIADQIKAEVRAAVAKMATPPKLAAVLATDNKGAAFYAKAQAKACEEVGIRYELIELGAAADQAAIEAKIGELNADRDVTGIILLMPLPPGVDARAAQGKINPNKDVDGVHPANLGRVVQGSTTLAPCTAQAVFALAKASGVCLFDDPKAACGKGINACVVGHSEIVGKPSALLLLDKFCTTTVCHIGTADLKEHTTRADLLVVAVGVPGLVRGEHIKPGAVVLDVGINRIKDAEGKTQTVGDVLFEEAVEIASQITPVPGGVGTVTTAMLLKNVIDAANLAS
- a CDS encoding formate--tetrahydrofolate ligase yields the protein MLSDLEIAQSAKMRPIVDVAGDIGLREEELDLYGRYKAKVSLSALDRLGSSPDGKLVLVTAITPTPLGEGKTVTTLGLGQALRFIGKRAIQTIREPSMGPVFGIKGGAAGGGYAQVVPMEDLNLHFTGDIHAVGAANNLLAAMIDASIWHKNPLRIDPYSISWRRGVDMNDNFLRNMIGGLGTRSDGRPRSTGFDITVASEVMAILALTSGLQDLRQRLGRIQVALNEEGEPVTAEDLGAAGAMTVLMRDALKPNLIQSLDGGPTFVHAGPFANIAIGCNSVLADKIALKCADYVVTEAGFGADCGAEKFLDIKCRVGNLRPNCVVIVATAKALKMHGGAFKFPPGRKPPKEEIEKENVPALEKGAENLVKHIENLRLFGLPVVVAINAFAQDTQAELTAIKRISLEAGATAAVESHVHARGGEGGAELAEAVVAACEQPSDFRFLYDLEAPIREKIETIATKIYGADGVDYTSQAEAQIETFTKQGYANLPICMAKTHLSLSHDPNLKGRPTGFRVPVRDVRPSVGAGFLYPLCGEMRTMPGLPTRPAAVDVDIDENGNTVGLF
- a CDS encoding D-alanine--D-alanine ligase family protein, with translation MACEASGRRLRVAVLFGGRSGEHEVSVASARSVVANLDPEKYDVMLLGITKDGRWQLPAESQKALTEGPARAPGASAILPADYHAGGILRLGGNGSPSTAPIDVVIPVLHGTYGEDGTVQGLLDLAGLPYVGAGVLGSAVGMDKVVMKTLFRAAGLPVPDFVSFKRHEWQADPDSLRKRIAEELGYPCFVKPANLGSSVGISKVCDETELDAAIDLAAEYDLKVIVERSVQNAHELECGVLGNDDPQASVVGEVIPSRDFYSYEAKYIDDKSEVIIPADLPEDLSEQIRALSVRAFQVAECAGLARVDFLVTRDTHEVFVIEINTLPGFTQISMYPKLWEASGVSYRELIDRLIELALEHHAQRESLRTSYT
- a CDS encoding DUF4861 family protein is translated as MRAVLLLWMATLAIWAEASAQILVRNPAEFSRTEVVTVRLRDLDLQLPLQGSLEVRDPRNRTLKSQLDDLDLSNSATGPDALCFEIRLVPYETSTLTIGPGLGARSTAQRVPPGDVDLRTPAYSLHLMAAGGGLSELRGADGSLVANGLYLSLVDGGLDPPIQFDQRGLKATIVRCQGPLRETVFAQYDLDDRAFRTEPLMRLVGELRPGYRGEVLYSAFPDHLSVTHTVLAKDSSLPVERCLVTLSLPLPKREPTVLNRWSCPVGDGAIPGEADRKARGWTARPPVSDARWVDFTGPQSGLALVPDFRTDAAVQFYDSREEPRSAGDRLSYVRYLDSVTSTMYLVPHAPKARPTGLLQRLSTPLEITGLEPPLPALQKARRALQTATDSLREASRTEAFITPADLQVHAATSLLAMAQLCARNERLTQATRLAQEAANRAEAATAFLQGTSENELRAPAPARLGTLLVGVRLGSGPRSVGTGWDRCLTALRSFGITNIADDNLLSWRACEPSPGQFDFTQADDFLDRLERSGMRLLPGIDPWLAAPQWVKPEDDFAALTERYCEELLPRLKGRDAVLGWRMTTAPGSLWGPNSGDPAPRFREWLRKRYVNLLAFNAAWGTNYTSLDQVQLPTYPPAPMLTIGQELPAASPATTAPEATAPTTPTALTNQAILDLNRFLADDLIGRLGRLTAFAQKLDPDRPAVVTCPDAQPGFASPAAADPWSLREVSRGAYCHSFQFASDLGTVGGGFGDYRLAWPFGVAVEKSALGDRPIWCTDLAQNWWQRPLRLASRADVRVTTWMAVAEGLRGVFAAEVPGGRWSAANFDNSPLPVLEEFGVLAAQLRTLGPYLGEATPWPAEVAIYWPTDSLARQSGGRASVDPRDPQGPRARLRSLWQALSVGEHYPVRFLEDSAVLGDELKGYKALVLTEALCLSEDVAKRLATFVKDGGLLVLLGPTGAFDTQGTPCVPAPTASLRDLIGARLKVVREAELTVARQPITRKTPLACYVPIASDLKVLAKDPETGDLLAFSRDVGRGQVLVVGASLGVATDTATGAGRRWLAEQLGRRGIYPPIVDSAAPAELPSVYPRLFTHGEREHLVVANLTAQDLPLTITLAASVRVSDKPYDLLTGTSCPRRSPHSLFAPIPAGEVLWICL